A window of Pan paniscus chromosome X, NHGRI_mPanPan1-v2.0_pri, whole genome shotgun sequence genomic DNA:
GAAGAAGGGGCCTGGCAGCTGGGAAGGCTGCGGCCTGGTGAGCGCCCCCCCAGCGGTGTGGAGTGCGGAGCGCCCGAGTGAGAAGCACTGCAAGGTCTCACCTCCGCCATGGAAGGTCCAAAAACAGTGGGAAGGAGTGGGCGAGGCAGTGTGGTCCAACCAAACTTGTTGTGAGGCGGGGTGAATGGCTCTAGGAAGTGGGAGTGTGCCCAAAGCAGCAATCACGAGAATTGTGATTCACTAGGGTTTTCGTGGGGAGTGCACTTGTGAAACTAAACCTCATCAGAAATGACCTCTGTCTGCGGGGCGCAGTGGTGCTCGCCtacgtagtcccagttactcgggacactgaggtgggaggatcccttgagcgggaggtcgaggctgcagtgagctgtgatcacgccgctgcactccagcctgagcaacacagcgagaccgcGTGTccgaaagaaatttagaaaaaaatgtcctcTGCCTTTTGCCACACGCCTTAAGATGATTGCtctgccagcctggccagcagaagTGGCTTTGTAGGCACTCAGACAGCGTACACACGTATGCTTAACTCTGGGACTTATTTTGAGagtattttcaaaagtaaaacgGCAAGTTAACATTTATCCATGGAAGCGATCGAATATAGCAGCCCTCTGGAGCGCACGTTCTCAATCACGGTTGTCTGTTTTCAGTGTGAAATATGAATTGGCGAGGAAGATCGACCTATTATTGGCCTGGACGAAGACGCTATTTACAGCCTCCTGAAATGATTGGGCCTATGCGGGTGAGTGCTTAAACGTTAATTTGATGTTTTCTATtagtagaaattaatttttgtgatagCGTTGTTGCATTAGTGTGGAAATGCTGATAAAGGTCTTTCCtgctcataaaaaatgatgatggcATCTCATGAAGGAAACATTGAttctggaggatttttttttcctctcgtgttcttcagcttttgcccatgacTTCTTTCTCAGGCTTTGTTTGTTAATGACAGATTGTACACATGTATTCCAACACAGAGTATAATAGCCTCCAAAGTCCTCGTGCGTCACTTTTCTCACAGTAACCTCCCTGTGGGTGGAGTAACCTTATTGGGCATAGAGCATAGAgttggagaaatgtctttagGCTTAGTTATGACCAGAAATAGCTAtgtattctgtgtatatatgtaaaattttgtatCAATAACGAAACTTATTGTTTATTTGCACACCCACACGTATTCCCCAGCCCGAGCAGTTCAGTGATGAAGTGGAACCAGAAACACCTGAAGAAGGGGAACCAGCAACTCAACGTCAGGATCctgcagctgctcaggagggagaggatgagggagCATGTGCAGGTCAAggtgagggaaagggaagaagaacgtctgctggtgtgtgcgtgtgtgtgtgttcgtgtctgtgtttgcacgtgtgtgtgtgtgtgtgttaggcaTTGTCACATAGGAggaacaggaggaaagaaaacaatggaaagaatgcCTGAAATTGACTGGAAAAGCGAGGAGGCTATGTAGTTTGCAGCTTAGCTTAGGCAAATCCCTCACTATGATAAAAGTTCTCGACTTTATGAATGAGAGAATGGAGGTGCCAGGATTGTGTGTTATCCAAGAACCCTTGACTGGTGAATACAACATTTGTACTGTGTTCCAAGGTTTGTGTCTTCCTATCATCTATGTTGCTGTAAAGAAGGAAGTGATTTTGCTGAAAATGCTTAAAACTCAAAAGGCTTTACTGTAAGGTAGCTTAGTACTGACCCAAGAATAGACCCAGTTCAGAGGAGCAGGAGCAGCTCCAAAAACCGAGTCGCTGAATGTTGTCGTTCGTTTCCTttgattgatatttttatatggtaCGTTTGATAAAAGCTGGATAAATGAGGATACTGCCATACGGGTAGCTGGCTTAGTGATTTTTCTCAGCGGCTTTTAGGAGGTGATTCAATCCTTTTATGGTTAGAAAAGCAAAAACGGAATTATCCTGAGATGAACGTGAGATGGAAATAATTTCTCGgagataaaatgttttgaaaggaaGCATTTATGTAACGGAGGTCGTggattattccagggatgcacTGTTAAAAGTTCCTAGAATCTGACTGACAACAATGCCCATTAATTGCTGTCCGCCCACTCCCTTATTCTCAGTGGGGGACAGTATATTTTCTGTGATTCACAAACAATGTTATATTTGGTGCTTTGTTCTTCACGGGGTTCATTTATGGAATATTACCTTTAGGACCTTCGGAcctaaatataactttatttgaaCAAAGTGAAGTTTCTCTTTACCCCAATAGGTAATGGGTGTCGTGACTGTAAGATTTTCCATAGTCCTCACATCCAACCAGCCAATCAATCCTTCAGAAACTGACATTGTAATTGTAACTGAAATCCTATCCACGTGGTAGACTTCAGATTTCTCAGCTGACGCACACTGCTGTTGGTACTCTACGGCTGAATATAAGCATTATACATGTCCTGTGTTTTATCCTTAGATTGTCATTTAGGAGAAAGGTCTAAAGCTGGGCTGAATGCCATGcactcatagtcccagctacttgggaggctgaggtgagaggattgcttgagccctggagttcaagcccagcctgggaaacacagtgagacctcatcgctaataaataaataaatgaatacataaatacataaagaaattcattaaataaataaaggtttcaAGGTATAGGAAAACACAGATGCAAAGTTTTTGTGCCTAGTGGCTGGTAATGTTGCAAACGTAACTCCTTAGTGAACTGtaccacttaaaaatagttaagatggtaaattttacgaTATCTGTATGTTTTACCACAATCGGAAATTCCTTTCTTCCTAAAGTTCAGTGCAGTtatcatatattcttttaaatttttactgtatCTATCTTCAAgacattacatttatataaaatttggaaGAATAGAACAACGAACTCGTATACTTTACACCTGGATTCACCAATTGTTAAAAGCTTTCGCTTCATAGGTTtcacctcttccctccctctcttaccGTGctgcccacacactcacacacacacacacacaaacggaTATATGTTTACTGTTATTAATGCTGAATTGTTTTGATAAAGTTTCAGGTATTATGGTCCTTTACCCTATGTACTTGAGGGTGTGTATATcgtcagaagaaagagaaagtcatTTCTTGGATCATCACTGCACAaagatcaaaatcaggaaatttaacaatgagaaaatggagTCATTTAATACAGAGTGCATACTCAAATTTTGCCAGTTCcccagaaaatttcttttttccttttttttttctttgttgagacggagtctctctctgtgggccaggttggagtgcagtagtgcgatctcggctcactgcaacctacacctcccaggttctagggattctcatgcctcagcctcccgtgtagctgggactacaggcgccggccactgcggtcttgaacttctggcctcacctgctctgcccaccttggcatcccaaaatgtttggattgcaggcgtgagaccccacgcccggcccagataattttattgataggatttctttttctgatccaGAGTCCAGTTCAGAATCACACCTTGCATGTGCTTTTCAGGtgtttttagtttcctttaacctgtaatgtttccttaatttttcttGTCATTCACGATACGGACATTTTTGGAGAGGATAGACCAGTTGGTTTGCAGAATATTCTGCAGTttgggctttttcatgtatttttaaaagagttttctcACTCAGCGTTTATTGGTGGCTACTCATGCCATGTAAGAGTCTGAGCGCTAGGAGTGTAAGTGCTGTGAGAGACGGGATTTGAGCCTTGAGTCATTTAATACGAGAAGGACAATCAGAAGTAGAATAACAGAGAAGTGCAAAGGAGGCAGCAAAGTTGTCTGAGGGCAGTCTTCGGAAAGGAAGAGGGTAATATTTGGAACaccttgttttcctgttttctgctaACGGACTCCTGAAATAATGTTCCTGGGATTCTTATCAACACATTTATTATTACGTTAGCTAAAGCTTTTATCTAATAATACCGAGAgcatgaatattattttcttattcatactTTATGCTTTACTGCTTAAATTgatatgtagtttttatttttaagggccGAAGCCTGAAGCTGATAGCCAGGAACAGGGTCACCCACAGACTGGGTGTGAGTGTGAAGATGGTCCTGATGGGCAGGAGATGGACCCGCCAAATCCAGAGGAGGTGAAAACGCCTGAAGAAGGTAGGCAATCCATTAGGCATGCACATTGTAGGGTGTCTGTTTCCACAGTATCATATTGTAATTCTTActatgtttttgagacggagtctcgctccgaagaccaggctggagtgcagtggtgccacctcggctcactggaaattctgtctccagggttcaagtgattctcctgcctgagcctctggcGGAGCCgggcttacaggcatgctccgccgcgcccagctaatttttgtatttttagtagagacagggtttcgttctgttgcacaggttgttcccgaactcctgacctcaggtgatccgcctgcctcgaccatcgaaattgccgggattacaggcgagagccaccgtgcccgacccagcattatatttttaataacagagAGGTAACAATACTGCCTCTTTAGTAACAGAGTTCTTATATAAAGGTTATTTGAAACGTAGTTCAGGCCCCAGCACCCGACTGATAGACTGTCAGATAGGGAAACAAACTGAGTCAAAGCTATGTTGAATTAAAAGTTTTGAGTATAAATCCTTAAACCAGTAGCTCACAATTTTCAGATGCTTTTGTAAAGGTCTGCTTTTAATCAATACATAACACGTTTGTAACACCCATCACTTGGTGTGAAAAATGCTGAAGCACTCATGCGGGTTCTAATAGCAGCTCTTACAGCCTTGGCGAGATTCTGAGTGAGTCCTTTCCCTTCTAAACCTATCTTTGGTTCTTATGAAAATAGTGAGTTTAAGTCAgagattttaaaaccattttccatTCCGGTTCTTTCATACTCTGATCCTGTTGCATAGAATGCGTGGGACACAGAGATCATCTGCTTCGCATGGTTTGTTAATCACAAATCATGAAACCCTGGCCCGAGTCATCTGAAAATCTCTGAACTGAGATTTCATTGTCAGTAAGAAAGTGAGCGGGCCCTCTGCTTCATCCTAGTTTTTCCGTGTGGAGAGCTGAACACGTAGTGTAAGATCTTGTGAAATTGTGAATTCTCCCTcttcttggtttgtttgtttgtttgcgacagagtctcagtgtgtcacccaggctggagtgcagtgatgcaatttcagctcactgcaacctctggctcccaggctaaagccgtcctcccacctcggcctcctgagtggctggaactacatgcacaagccaccgtgcctgagtacatttttttgttttcatttttgtagagatgaggtctcactgtgttgcccaggcagggttTCTCTGGCTTTCAATGAacaactgcttcttttttttttcttttatttatttatttacttttttattattatactttaagttttagggtacatgtgcacattgtgcagcttagttacatatgtatacatgtgccatgctggtgcgctgcacccactatctcatcatctagcattaggtacatctcccagtgctatccctcccccctccccccaccccacaacagtccccagggtgtgatattccccttcctctgtccatgtgatctcattgttcagttcccacctatgagtgagaatatgcggtgtttggttttttgttcttgcgatagtttactgagaatgatgatttccagtttcatccatgtccctacaaaggacatgaactcatcattttttagggctgcatagtattccgtggtgaatatgtgccacattttcttaatccagtctatcgttgttggacatttgggttggttccaagtctttgctatcgtgaataatgccgcaataagcatacgtgtgcatgtgtctttatagcagcatgatttatagtcctttgggtatatacccagtaatgggatggctgggtcaaatggtacaatTGCTTCTTAAATCTTTCCCCACGGAAACCTTGAGTGactgaaataaatatcaaatggcGAGAGACCGTTTGGTTCCCATCATCTGTGGCATGTAGGTCAGTGGTGCTCAGCATGGGTGTGAGTAAGATGCCTGTGCTATGCATGCTCCCTGCCCCACTGTCAGTCTTCATGAGCCACTATTTCTAATAAGACTGTAGACACACATACGATATAATCATCTCTAATCATATCAAATGTTACATGTAAGTTTCAGCTTTAGAGACATGAATTGATAAGATTTAAAGTTGAAAGACCGTGACTCTAGTACTTCCTGAGTAATCAACTGAAGTATGCTTTACACatgtgttttccaaattgctgacTGTTAATTGTAAGTGCTTGTGACTTGAAAGGAAGCACTTGATGTTCAGGgaggaaattacttttaaattctgcAGGTGTACGCTCAAAGTTTATGCAGAGGTTCAATTGCGTGTAAGACACGGGATCACCCATAGGGTTCTGTTTTTAGTCCATTTAATAAAACCCAAAGTGTAGTGTGCTTTGTATACCTTTAGGGTCATCTGAATAATCTGTTGCTAAGTCATGTTCCCAATCGTTGTGTTTCTGTTACAGGTGAAAAGCAATCACAGTGTTAAAAGAAGACACGTTGAAATGATGCAGGCTGCTCCTATGTTGGAAATTTGTTCATTAAAATTCTCCCAATAAAGCTTTACAGCCTTCTGCAAAGAAGTCTTGCGcatcttttgtgaattttatttctagctttttgatgctgTGAAATATGTATCATTCTTTGAAATCGTGTATTGTAACTCTCTGAGCTGGTATGTAGAGacatcgttcttttttttttttctttctttctttgttctcttttgagacggagtcttgctctgtcgcccaggctggagtgcagtggcgcgatctctgctcactgcaaccccgcctcccggattcaagcaattgtctgcctcagcctcccgagtagctgggattataggcacccaccagcacgcctggctaagttttgtgtttttactagagatgggctttcgccatcttggccggggtgctcttgaactcctgacctcgtgattcacctgccttggcctcccaaagtgctgggattacaggcatgagcctccgcgcccggtgGAGACATAATTCTTACATATTGGTTTTCTATCCAGCGGCCTTGTGAAATATGCTTGTGAATTCTAAAGTTTACTTCTAGGTCGTTTTCAGTCTTCAATATACAGAAACATATCATCCTGGAATAAGAGCAGTTTTGTTtccgccatttttttttcttttcccttttgtattctttgtagagacggggttttgccatgtttcccggGCTGTTGTTGAACCTTTGAGtgcaagtgatgcacccacctcacctcccacagtgctgggattactggcgtgggCCACCGTGGCGGGCCCGTCGTTGCCATTGTaaagagttttatttccttttctgattttatggCATTGCGCAGACCCACCCGTTACAATGGTgacagtggacatccttgtcttatccCTGATGAGAAACCGAAAAATTTCAACATTTCACCAtcctatttactctcctttttttgTAGACGGACTTTATCAGAGTgagtcattccattctgttcccaaTTTGCTGAGAGTATTCATTTGAATACATGTTGATTTTCATCAAACAGTGCATCTATTTCGATTACCAcagcattttttcccattcatgTGTTAATATAGTGAATTCGATGGATAAATTTGTACGTTTTTAGGTTCGATTATTAAAActggagacagcgtctcactctgtccccgaggctggagtgcggtggtgttatcagagctcgctgcagccttgacctcctgggctcaagcgctcctcccacctcagcctcctgagtagctgtgagtataggtacatgccaccatgcccagctaatttttcgatggttttttgtttgttttttgtcgtGATGAGATTTTCtgatgttgcttaggctggtctcgaagtcctgagctcaggtgatctggccagctcagcctcccaaaatactaggattacaggcgtgagccttggCCTGGTCTGGTTTTTCTTATATAGGGGTCTTATCTATATAAAGACTAAACTTAATCTGTGCCTTTGTGCGGGTGGGCTAAGAGCACGATGACTTTTATCATtctattgatttaaagaaaactatccttGACTTACCAGTGTGTAAGTCCATGAAGGCATAATTCTGTTGAAAGCATATATTGTTAATGGGTGTTGGGAACCGTGCACTTTCCGCTGCTGTGGGAGCATGTCCTTGGAGGTACCTTTCATCTGTTTTCTCAACTCCAAACATCTTAGGACCATGGGTTGTGACTGGTAGGACTATGTATCTTGCTACTTTCAAGACGGAGTTTATTTTCACGTGGTGTCACTCTGGCTGTCCTGTTTCCCTAATACTGTCACTTCACCCTCTGCGATTCTGATGCTAACAAATGATAGATATCGTTTTAGCATTTTCTTACGGGTCCTAGcgattctattcatttttctttcagtctctttctctgactTGTTCACATTGAACAATTTCCTTTTGGGATAGGTTGCTATTTCTGTTTTCGCAGGTGGTTTACCTGTCTTCCCAGCCAGTCACAGTGGTCCTTGTCCCCATGGTGGGGCCGGGGCAAGAGAGGgccctgggttgggggtggggttcaGTTGAAGATGGGGTGAGTTTTGAGGGGAGCACTACTTGAGTCCCAGAGGCATAGGAAACAGCAGAGGGAGGTGGGATTCCCTTATCCTCAATGAGGATGGGCATCGAGGGTTTGGGCGTGGCGCTGGGAACGgcagccctccccagcccacagccGCGCATGCTCCCTGGGCTCCCGCCTCCGTGCGCATGTTCACTGGGCGTCTTCTGCCCGGCCCCTTCGCCCCCGCGAAGAACGCCGGGGAGCTGTGAGGCAGTGCTGTGTGGTTCCTGCCGTCCGGACTCTTTTTCCTCTACTGAGATTCATCTGGTAGGTCTGCAGGCCAGTCATCCCGGGGGCTGAAGTGTGAGTGAGGGTGGAGAGGGCCTCGGGTGGGTCAGGCGGGTCCCGCTTCCTGGTCTGTGGCCTCTGAGGGAGAAGGGGCACGAGGTCGTCCTCCTTCCCTTCACAGGCTGCGAGGCCACCGGCGGCTTCGTGGTCGTGAAGGGGCCTGGACGGGGAGGAAGGTGGGCCGTGGAGGGGAGGCGGTCAGGGGCTCAGGTGAAGATGGGGTGAGTGCTGTTGGGGGGATGGAAGTCCCGAGGTGCCGGGAACCCCAGACGACACAGGGCAGATTCCCTGAATGGGGCCCccggcggcggcgaggcgggtGGTGAAGAAGGGGCCTGGCAGCTGGGAAGGCTGCGGCCTGGTGAGCGCCCCCCCAGCGGTGTGGAGTGCGGAGCGCCCGAGTGAGAAGCACTGCAAGGTCTCACCTCCGCCATGGAAGGTCCGAAAACAGTGGGAAGGAGTGGGCGAGGCAGTGTGGTCCAACCAAACTTGTTGTGAGGCGGGGTGAATGGCTCTAGGAAGTGGGAGTGTGCCCAAAGCAGCAATCACGAGAATTGTGATTCACTAGGGTTTTCGTGGGGAGTGCACTT
This region includes:
- the LOC129395302 gene encoding G antigen 4 isoform X2: MNWRGRSTYYWPGRRRYLQPPEMIGPMRPEQFSDEVEPETPEEGEPATQRQDPAAAQEGEDEGACAGQGPKPEADSQEQGHPQTGCECEDGPDGQEMDPPNPEEVKTPEEGEKQSQC
- the LOC129395302 gene encoding G antigen 2E isoform X1, with amino-acid sequence MNWRGRSTYYWPGRRRYLQPPEMIGPMRPEQFSDEVEPETPEEGEPATQRQDPAAAQEGEDEGACAGQGPKPEADSQEQGHPQTGCECEDGPDGQEMDPPNPEEVKTPEEGRQSIRHAHCRVSVSTVSYCNSYYVFETESRSEDQAGVQWCHLGSLEILSPGFK